A stretch of DNA from Hydrogenophaga sp. SL48:
ACTGGCTGCTGCCACCGGCCCACACCGGCGCCTGCAGGAAGTTGTCGCGGTACTGCTCGATAGGGCTGTGCGGCGCGACCCAGGGCGCAAAGATGGCGAGCAGGCCCACGATCACCATGAACACCAGGCCGGCCACGGCACCCTTGTTGTGCGAGAAGGCTCGCCAGAATTCAGCAAAGTTCATTCAAAGATCTCCGCGCAGCGGTAGAGTGAGCGACGATCCGGCGCCGGGCCGCCCCAAGCCGGATCAGCCCCCTCGGGGGGCAGCGACCCGCGCAGCGGTGGAGCGTGGGGGCTCATGATGTTTGCACCCGGATGCGGGGGTTGGCGACACCGTAGAGCAGGTCCACGGCGAAGTTGGTCAGGATGACGAGGGTGGCCACGAGCAGGATGCCGTTCTGCACCACGGGGTAGTCGCGCCGGCCGATGGCGTCGATGAGCCATTTGCCGATGCCGGGCCAGGAGAAGATGGTCTCGGTCAGCACGGCGCCGCCCATGAGCGTGCCCACCTGCAGGCCCACCACAGTGAGCACGGGGATGAGCGCGTTGCGCAGCGTGTGCACGAAGATCACGCGCATGGGCGAGAGCCCCTTGGCGCGCGCGGTGCGCACGTAGTCTTCGCGCAGCACCTCCAGCATGGACGAGCGCGTCATGCGCGCGATCACCGCCAGCGGGATGGTGCCCAGCACAATGGCGGGCAGGATGAGGTGGCGTGCCGCGTCCCACACCGCACCGTTGTTGAGTTCGGGGTCGGCGCGCTCGGCGATCCAGGCGTCGATGAGCATGAAGCCGGTCTGCGGCGGCACATCGAACATCAGGTCCAGCCGGCCAGACACCGGCGTCCAGCCCAGCCCCACCGAGAAGATCAGGATCAGCAGCAGGCCCCACCAGAAGATGGGCATGGAGTAACCCGTGAGCGCACCCGTCATGACGGTATGGTCCAGCCAGGTGCCGCGCTTCACGGCCGCCAGCACACCGGCGATCAATCCCAGCACCAACGCCAGCAACAGCGCACACAGCGCCAGCTCCAGCGTGGCCGGAAACAAGGCCTTGAACTCGCTCCACACGCTGGCCTGCGTCTTGAGCGACTGACCCAGGTTGCCCTGCACCAGTTCACCGAGGTAACGGCCGTATTGCACATACAGCGGCTGGTCCAGCCCGAGCCGTTTCAAGGCCTCGGCGTGCAGGGCCGGGTCGAGCGTGCGCTCGCCCATCATCACCTCCACCGGGTCACCGGGAATCAGGCGAATGAGGGAAAAGGTCAACAGCGTGACGCCCAGGAAC
This window harbors:
- a CDS encoding ABC transporter permease subunit; translation: MLSYILKRLMVLIPTFLGVTLLTFSLIRLIPGDPVEVMMGERTLDPALHAEALKRLGLDQPLYVQYGRYLGELVQGNLGQSLKTQASVWSEFKALFPATLELALCALLLALVLGLIAGVLAAVKRGTWLDHTVMTGALTGYSMPIFWWGLLLILIFSVGLGWTPVSGRLDLMFDVPPQTGFMLIDAWIAERADPELNNGAVWDAARHLILPAIVLGTIPLAVIARMTRSSMLEVLREDYVRTARAKGLSPMRVIFVHTLRNALIPVLTVVGLQVGTLMGGAVLTETIFSWPGIGKWLIDAIGRRDYPVVQNGILLVATLVILTNFAVDLLYGVANPRIRVQTS